From Aristaeella lactis, the proteins below share one genomic window:
- a CDS encoding zinc ribbon domain-containing protein: MYSCPGCGSQMLFDIPSQQLKCGRCDRMMSIAEADEKEARQAGSSFDVELLTCPTCGAGIHAINTAAASFCSYCGSSVMLEKQEAEYMPPEKVIPFQITREECFEKFRNMLGGSFCADHRLKRNITADSFRGIYVPYHTYSASVKGTATLQGKEEKGNATYVYKTQVKLNHEYEGILHDASREMPDNISEAISVSSEARDKVVPFSPAYLSGFYADMADTDPDLYEPYAKSEAIRKSLEQTLPTLKGDPSSYSTSDLETALTSKAKAEYTGDTLLPVWFMSMRSGKRVLYAVQNAVTGEMWADIPMDISRFALVALGLAAVLYLLFDRFLTLRPEMVMVAAMILAVFAQLAVNGRRARIHDTEMAEAVVKGQTVNVQDRMNKMKRLQKRVNRQKNHGIFRYLGALAAGAATYFIMEFASSLNNVSIYHFGAVALTVLLGIIMFMGDDGGKLPLGSILTFCAMIGGCVLMIMDPFHSADAPVYIITVAIMAGVVLESLQLLRMYNKSCSNALPQFESHNGGEML, from the coding sequence ATGTACAGTTGTCCCGGATGCGGATCCCAGATGTTGTTTGATATTCCTTCACAGCAGCTGAAATGCGGCAGATGTGACCGGATGATGAGCATTGCCGAGGCGGATGAGAAGGAAGCCCGGCAGGCGGGAAGCAGTTTTGACGTGGAACTGCTGACCTGCCCCACCTGCGGCGCGGGAATTCACGCGATCAACACCGCGGCGGCTTCCTTCTGCAGCTACTGCGGTTCTTCTGTGATGCTGGAAAAGCAGGAGGCGGAATATATGCCTCCGGAAAAGGTGATCCCTTTCCAGATCACCCGGGAGGAATGCTTTGAAAAGTTCCGTAACATGCTTGGCGGCAGTTTCTGCGCCGATCACCGGCTGAAGCGGAATATCACGGCGGACAGCTTCCGCGGAATCTATGTGCCGTATCATACCTATAGCGCCAGCGTGAAAGGAACGGCAACCCTCCAGGGAAAAGAAGAGAAGGGGAATGCCACCTATGTTTATAAAACGCAGGTGAAGCTCAATCACGAGTATGAGGGCATTCTGCATGACGCTTCCCGGGAAATGCCGGACAACATTTCCGAAGCGATCTCTGTTTCCAGTGAAGCCAGGGATAAGGTTGTGCCGTTTTCCCCGGCTTACCTGAGCGGATTTTACGCGGACATGGCGGATACGGATCCGGATCTTTATGAGCCGTACGCGAAATCCGAAGCGATCCGCAAGAGCCTGGAACAGACCCTGCCCACCCTGAAGGGTGACCCCTCCAGTTATTCCACGTCAGATTTGGAGACGGCACTGACCTCCAAGGCAAAAGCCGAATATACCGGTGATACGCTGCTGCCAGTGTGGTTCATGTCCATGAGAAGTGGAAAACGGGTACTCTATGCCGTGCAGAATGCTGTGACAGGCGAGATGTGGGCGGATATCCCGATGGATATTTCCCGTTTTGCGCTGGTGGCACTGGGCCTTGCCGCGGTGCTTTACCTGCTGTTTGACCGTTTCCTGACGCTGCGGCCGGAGATGGTCATGGTTGCCGCCATGATCCTGGCTGTCTTTGCCCAGCTGGCGGTCAACGGGCGGAGGGCCCGGATCCACGACACAGAAATGGCTGAGGCGGTAGTCAAAGGGCAGACCGTGAATGTGCAGGACCGGATGAACAAAATGAAACGGCTGCAGAAGCGGGTCAACCGCCAGAAAAACCACGGTATTTTCCGGTACCTGGGTGCACTGGCAGCCGGTGCAGCTACTTATTTCATTATGGAGTTTGCTTCCAGCCTGAACAATGTGAGCATATACCATTTCGGGGCTGTGGCCCTGACGGTGCTCCTGGGAATCATCATGTTCATGGGAGATGACGGCGGAAAGCTTCCGCTTGGCAGTATCCTTACCTTCTGCGCCATGATCGGCGGATGCGTGCTGATGATCATGGATCCCTTCCACAGCGCGGACGCACCGGTGTATATCATCACGGTGGCGATCATGGCCGGTGTTGTCCTGGAAAGCCTGCAGCTGCTGCGGATGTATAACAAATCCTGCTCGAACGCCCTTCCGCAGTTCGAATCCCATAACGGAGGTGAGATGCTGTGA
- a CDS encoding AI-2E family transporter, translating to MSEERKAAERLLLRLLGIAAAFAVVRWVLPEIWDKLSPFIIAVPVAAALQPVIRFLQKRIRLKRSPASLIPVLLLLFLFLGLIIWLLIFVIEQTPKLVAHSGDMITESINMIRQAFNNLLTRIGEATDPGVENWIRSVVTSGLETVSKWGSGVAEYVGGFALSLAAATPYSIIYISFLTIGLYFISKNYDEIRSYLPGGKRRRQDSRTTQLTNSTLKSLFGYLRVQGTFGLIVWIVSWIYLTIFGFPYAGITALFCGVMELVPMIGSGVPYIIMSIIQFLLGNAAAGVQLLFLTLGLQLLRRVLEPKLMSDSIGITPLQSLIGMFVGMRFGGILGLIGGPVLMSVLVGAFKGELFVPTARDFHLISVWFKNRLK from the coding sequence ATGAGCGAAGAAAGAAAGGCGGCTGAACGGCTGCTTCTGCGGCTGCTGGGGATTGCCGCGGCTTTTGCTGTTGTGCGCTGGGTACTGCCGGAGATCTGGGACAAGCTTTCCCCGTTTATCATTGCTGTTCCGGTAGCAGCCGCACTGCAGCCGGTGATCCGCTTCCTGCAGAAACGGATCCGGCTGAAACGGAGCCCTGCTTCTCTGATTCCGGTGCTCCTGCTGCTGTTCCTGTTCCTGGGCCTGATTATCTGGCTGCTGATTTTTGTTATTGAGCAGACACCCAAGCTTGTGGCTCATTCCGGGGACATGATCACAGAAAGTATCAACATGATCCGGCAGGCATTCAATAACCTGTTGACGCGTATCGGGGAAGCAACGGATCCGGGCGTGGAAAACTGGATCCGCAGTGTTGTGACCTCCGGACTGGAAACTGTGAGCAAGTGGGGAAGCGGCGTGGCCGAATATGTGGGAGGCTTTGCCCTGAGCCTGGCTGCTGCCACACCTTACAGTATTATCTATATCAGCTTCCTGACCATTGGCCTGTACTTTATCTCTAAAAACTATGATGAGATCCGCAGCTACCTGCCGGGCGGGAAACGCCGCAGGCAGGACAGCCGGACTACCCAGCTGACCAACTCCACGCTGAAAAGCCTGTTCGGCTATCTGCGGGTCCAGGGCACTTTCGGCCTGATCGTCTGGATTGTTTCCTGGATTTATCTGACCATTTTCGGCTTTCCCTATGCGGGTATCACAGCCCTCTTCTGCGGCGTGATGGAACTGGTTCCGATGATCGGCAGCGGCGTGCCCTATATTATCATGAGCATCATTCAGTTCCTGCTGGGGAACGCGGCTGCGGGAGTGCAGCTCCTTTTCCTGACCCTGGGACTGCAGCTTCTGCGCAGAGTGCTGGAGCCGAAACTGATGTCAGATTCCATCGGCATCACGCCGCTTCAGAGCCTGATTGGCATGTTTGTAGGTATGCGCTTCGGCGGAATCCTCGGCCTGATCGGCGGGCCGGTACTGATGTCCGTGCTGGTTGGCGCTTTCAAGGGCGAATTGTTTGTGCCCACGGCGAGGGATTTCCATTTGATCTCTGTCTGGTTCAAGAACAGACTGAAATAA
- a CDS encoding adenosine deaminase, with translation MIFFQQFYLDKEKDIAVDLCMEGDRLFYTIRTPNHHTGNLITNLARLCGLETEEDDQGLRVIRDEIPCYYDGDNRKMYILRLGNTKIANIFPDGRVEMKASIPAISKTLMSQTRDYRLGVAKTIVKTYIRSECKFRTDLHTHMNGNLPPDALIALGIVRQLRYPYYYIKKLGLRCDLSQTAKLEERRIAAEAALGETVLTGKHRDRRIDDNTFINFAELILGNPADAQYNIDRIRNSLTIPKDGQAVFADLEKVYLYRYVFTKGQPAENPVSGINLALIPDREVLAYAEQMRRDRETERFGRNTLYQDLLLWIAREYRRRGIEYAEISDTALLNRQLFAGRLREIHEIMPAVTRETGVMLRFLAGIRRIPLTIIRDRITPNDYLADNLQILRTIAGDPYVAGSDIIGEEINNILELRAVIRELVRIAGEHEGFVIRIHAGENDSLRDNVANSIACVKEALADGQKMPAMRIGHGLYTCDLRTAKGRKLLEDLKELGVTLEFQITSNVRLNNLSRLDNHPLRRYLRAGIACVQGTDGGALYGTDSIDEELSLEKLLGLSFEELKKMRRADERILQESRRVFERRMAEFREACGAGDTEKWYQRRLEETPRITQDLWKESGRIDAAEELKERIAPLPEGLFPVVVAGGSFNHSGHRTVIREEDVRLIEQLLDTLDPAETFFVIGHSLTGLEGRLAEMNRGRFRIAAIVPTRISRAEKKRLLEAGVSVRISIESSGMGLYKSFAYEVFKRMNSVLLAFDGNAPAMNLIQEARNGQGRCRIFLNPRSRGLSVKAKLLEGYVDPLNGADEIAEAVKKLR, from the coding sequence ACCATACCGGAAACCTGATCACCAACCTGGCCAGGCTGTGCGGCCTGGAGACGGAGGAGGATGACCAGGGACTGAGGGTGATCCGGGATGAGATCCCCTGCTATTATGACGGAGATAACCGGAAAATGTACATCCTGCGGCTGGGAAACACCAAGATCGCCAACATTTTCCCGGATGGAAGGGTGGAAATGAAGGCATCGATTCCCGCTATCTCCAAAACCCTGATGAGCCAGACGCGGGATTACCGGCTTGGTGTGGCCAAGACGATCGTGAAAACCTATATCCGCAGCGAGTGCAAATTCCGTACGGATCTGCACACGCACATGAACGGCAACCTGCCGCCGGATGCGCTGATCGCCCTGGGCATTGTGCGCCAGCTGCGCTATCCCTATTACTATATCAAAAAACTGGGCCTGCGGTGCGATCTTTCCCAGACGGCGAAACTGGAAGAACGACGGATCGCCGCAGAAGCGGCACTGGGTGAGACCGTACTGACCGGCAAACACCGGGACCGCCGGATCGATGACAATACGTTTATCAACTTTGCCGAGCTGATTCTCGGAAATCCCGCGGACGCGCAGTACAACATTGACAGGATCAGGAACTCCCTGACCATTCCCAAAGACGGCCAGGCGGTGTTCGCTGACCTGGAGAAGGTGTACCTGTACCGCTATGTGTTCACTAAGGGACAGCCGGCGGAGAACCCTGTCAGCGGGATCAACCTGGCGCTGATCCCGGACCGGGAAGTGCTGGCTTATGCCGAGCAGATGCGCCGGGACCGGGAAACGGAACGCTTCGGCCGGAATACGCTCTATCAGGATCTGCTGCTGTGGATCGCCCGGGAATACCGGCGCAGAGGCATAGAATACGCCGAGATATCAGATACAGCCCTGCTGAACCGGCAGCTGTTCGCGGGAAGACTGCGGGAGATCCATGAGATCATGCCGGCTGTTACCCGGGAAACCGGCGTGATGCTCCGGTTCCTGGCAGGTATCCGCCGGATACCGCTGACGATCATCCGGGACAGGATCACACCGAACGACTACCTGGCGGACAACCTGCAGATCCTGCGGACGATTGCCGGGGATCCCTATGTGGCCGGAAGCGATATCATCGGTGAAGAGATCAACAATATTCTGGAGCTGCGGGCGGTCATCCGGGAATTGGTCCGGATAGCAGGAGAGCATGAAGGCTTTGTGATCCGGATCCATGCCGGCGAGAATGATTCCCTGCGGGACAATGTGGCCAACAGTATCGCCTGTGTGAAGGAAGCCCTGGCTGACGGACAGAAGATGCCAGCCATGCGCATCGGCCACGGATTGTATACCTGTGATCTGCGGACGGCGAAGGGACGGAAACTGCTGGAGGATCTGAAGGAACTCGGGGTAACCCTGGAGTTCCAGATCACCTCCAATGTGAGGCTGAACAACCTGTCCCGGCTGGACAACCATCCGCTGCGGCGGTACCTGCGGGCGGGGATCGCCTGCGTGCAGGGAACGGATGGCGGCGCGCTGTACGGAACGGATTCCATTGATGAGGAGCTTTCCCTGGAGAAACTGCTGGGACTGAGCTTTGAGGAACTGAAGAAAATGCGCCGGGCGGATGAACGGATCCTTCAGGAGAGCCGCCGGGTATTTGAACGGCGGATGGCGGAGTTCCGGGAAGCCTGCGGTGCCGGGGATACGGAAAAGTGGTACCAGCGCAGGCTGGAGGAGACACCCCGGATCACCCAGGACCTGTGGAAGGAGTCCGGAAGGATCGACGCGGCGGAGGAACTGAAGGAACGGATCGCTCCGCTGCCTGAAGGGCTGTTTCCGGTGGTGGTGGCCGGCGGAAGCTTTAACCACAGCGGTCACCGGACTGTGATCCGGGAGGAGGACGTGCGGCTGATCGAACAGCTGCTGGATACACTGGATCCTGCTGAAACGTTCTTTGTGATCGGGCACAGCCTGACAGGGCTGGAAGGACGGCTGGCGGAAATGAACCGGGGAAGGTTCAGGATCGCGGCCATTGTACCGACAAGGATCAGCCGGGCGGAGAAAAAACGCCTGCTGGAGGCCGGCGTATCTGTCCGGATCTCGATCGAGAGCTCCGGGATGGGACTGTACAAGAGCTTCGCCTATGAAGTGTTCAAGCGCATGAATTCGGTGCTGCTGGCCTTTGACGGAAACGCACCGGCCATGAACCTGATCCAGGAGGCGCGTAACGGCCAGGGCCGCTGCCGGATTTTCCTGAATCCCCGTTCCAGGGGGTTAAGCGTAAAGGCAAAACTGCTGGAAGGCTACGTGGATCCGCTGAACGGTGCGGATGAAATAGCAGAAGCCGTGAAAAAGCTCCGTTGA